In Deltaproteobacteria bacterium, the genomic stretch TGTCCCGGCCACCCGTTACTGGATGCCACATTGGACCTTATCCTTGAACGTCACCGCGATCTTCTGAAGCAGGGAGCAATCCTGATCGACGAGAACGATCCCGGAGATCAGATTCGCGCGCTGGTTTATCTGGAGCATTCCATCCAGGATGCACGGACTGACCGAAGCGGCAATCGCCGGATCGTTTCCCGGCAGGTTCAGTTCGTCGAGGTCACAAAAGGCGGGGAAGTGTTTGCCGCAGGATATGCACCCTATCTTGATTATCGCCCGTCAACGGCCGCCGAGCGCAAAATGATCGAGCAGATGCCTGATAGTGGTTGGCTGCAACGTGATATCGAATCTCTTGCCATGGATTATGCCGTTCAGCATCTGGTCCCCCGGCATCTCGAGGAAGTGAAGTCGCGAAAAGAAGAATTGGTTGACAAGACCATTGCCGCTGTCAAAGAGCGGCTGACGGTGGAAATCAACTACTGGGACCACCGCGCCGAACAACTCAAGCAACAGGAACTGGCGGGCAGGATAAATGCCAGAATCAACTCTGCCAAGGCTCGTCAGCGGGCAGACGAGCTTGCAAGCCGGCTTCAGAGGCGAATGGAAGAACTCCGGCAGGAGCGCCAGGTCTCACCACTTCCACCTAATGTCATTGGCGGCGCGATGATTATCCCCATAGGTCTGCTCCGCCTGTCTGCGTGCGACGCACAGGCAGGCAGTCTCGAGGATGCGGGGACGGAACCGGCTGCATTTGCCCGTGAGACCAGGCGGGTGGAGCAGGCGGCTACGGCGGCCGTGATGGCTGCCGAACGTGAACTTGGTTTTGAGCCTCGCGATGTTTCCGCAGACAAGTGCGGTTATGACATCGAATCGCGTAACCCCGACAATCCCTGTCTGCGTGCGGACACGCACAGGCAGGCGGGTGGCCTTCGCTTTATCGAAGTCAAAGGACGTATCAAGGGTGCCCAAACAGTTACGATCACCAAGAATGAGATTCTCACGGCCCTGAACAAACCTGAACAGTACATACTTGCCATTGTAGAAGTTGACCTGTCTGCCGGTCAGGCAGGCGGCGACCGGCCGACGCCTTGTTATATACGTCAGCCCTTCACGCGTGAACCCGATTTTGGTGTGACCAGCGTCAACTACAAGCTGGAAGATTTACTTGTAAAAGGGGGCAATCCATGTTGACAGACGATGAGATCAGAACTCTTCTCGAAGATATAGAGGCTGACAATGTGGAGAGGACTCTTTCCACGAATAAAACGGACAAATTCTGTCAAGCCATCTGCGCCTTTGCCAATGACATGCCGGGCCACAATAAGCCGGGGTATCTGTTTATTGGTGCAGATGACAAAACCGGAAAAATCGCGGGTATCGAAATCACGGATCAACTTCTCAAGAATCTTGCCAGTTATCGTGACTCCGGTCAGATCGTGCCTTTGCCGTCTCTCACTGTTCAAAAGCGATCTTTCCCCGAGGGAGACATCGCCGTGGTGGAGGTGCAGCCGTCCGACATGCCGCCTGTACGCTACCGTGGGCAGGTATGGATCCGTGTTGGGCCGCGCCGCGGCATCGCCAATGAACAGGAGGAACGGATACTCACCGAACGTCGGGTGCACAAGGCCAGGACTTTTGACATGCAGCCATGTCATGGATGCGGTCAGGGCCAGATCGTCTATTCCCTATTTCATGACTACCGGAACGCTGCCGTGGCCCCGGAGATCATCGAAGAAAACAATCGCGACATCTTTCAGCAGATGGCCGCTCTGGGATTATGGGACATGCAGAATCAATGTGTTACCAATGCCGGAGCCTTGTTGTTCTCAGATGCGCCCCGGAACTGGCTTCCGGGCTCCTATATCCAGTTTGTCCGCTTTGACGGCGAAGAACTGGAGTCTGAAGTAGTGGACGAACGGCAGTTTGGTAATGATCTCCGCACAATGCTTCACGAGCTTGATGCCTTCTTGAAAAGCCTTTTCCCGTCACGACCCGTCCCGGTTTCTGCGTTAAGAGAAAAACAGATAACCCCCTATCCATACTGGGCAGTTCGGGAACTGCTCATGAACGCGGTGATGCACCGCGATTATCAGTCCAATGCTCCGGTCCGTTTCTATTGGTTTTCCAAGCGGATTGAGATACAGAATCCCGGCGGACTTTATGGTGCTGCGATTGATTTCCCCAATCAGAATGATTATCGAAACCCCAAAATCGCCGAGGCAATGAAAATTCTTGGTTATGTAAATCAATTCGGTCGCGGGATAGCCACAGCCCAAGTGCTTCTGCAAAAAAACGGTAACCCGCCTGCGGAGTTTGATGTCAGCCAGCCAACCTTTTTCCTCGCAACAGTACGGGAGGCCGGAGCATGAAAACCATCGCTTTTTTCAACAACAAGGGCGGCGTGGGCAAAACCACCTTAGTTTACCATATTGCCTGGATGATGACGGAACTCGGCTACCGTGTGCTGGCAGCCGATCTGGACCCGCAGGCCAACCTGTCGAGCATGTTTCTGGAAGAAAAACGACTGGAAGAGTTATGGCCTGAAGAAGGAGGGCATAAGAGTGTCCTGGCATGCATCTCTCCGATCCTTGAGGGAACCGGGGATATTGCCGCCGCGCATACGGAGAGGATTCGGGACAGCCTGTATCTTGTTCCAGGCGATCTCGGCCTGTCGCAGTTTGAGGATAAACTTTCAGACAGTTGGCCCCGGTGTCTGGACCAGGATCCAGCAGCATTTCGGGCAATAACCGCCTTTTACCGCATTGTTTACGCTGTTGTCGAAACAGTAGATGCTGAAATAGTACTAATTGATGTGGGGCCCAATCTCGGGGCCATCAATCGCTCTGCCCTGATCGCGGCCGACCATGTAATCATGCCGCTCGCATCCGATCTCTATTCTCTTCAGGGTTTGAAAAAC encodes the following:
- a CDS encoding transcriptional regulator; the encoded protein is MLTDDEIRTLLEDIEADNVERTLSTNKTDKFCQAICAFANDMPGHNKPGYLFIGADDKTGKIAGIEITDQLLKNLASYRDSGQIVPLPSLTVQKRSFPEGDIAVVEVQPSDMPPVRYRGQVWIRVGPRRGIANEQEERILTERRVHKARTFDMQPCHGCGQGQIVYSLFHDYRNAAVAPEIIEENNRDIFQQMAALGLWDMQNQCVTNAGALLFSDAPRNWLPGSYIQFVRFDGEELESEVVDERQFGNDLRTMLHELDAFLKSLFPSRPVPVSALREKQITPYPYWAVRELLMNAVMHRDYQSNAPVRFYWFSKRIEIQNPGGLYGAAIDFPNQNDYRNPKIAEAMKILGYVNQFGRGIATAQVLLQKNGNPPAEFDVSQPTFFLATVREAGA
- a CDS encoding chromosome partitioning protein, which encodes MKTIAFFNNKGGVGKTTLVYHIAWMMTELGYRVLAADLDPQANLSSMFLEEKRLEELWPEEGGHKSVLACISPILEGTGDIAAAHTERIRDSLYLVPGDLGLSQFEDKLSDSWPRCLDQDPAAFRAITAFYRIVYAVVETVDAEIVLIDVGPNLGAINRSALIAADHVIMPLASDLYSLQGLKNLGPTLRQWRRGWKQRLDQKPENLNIPLPSGNMSPAGYIIMQHVERKNRPVKSYRKWVERIPGVYREFILDQPRDDISDVNNDPHCIGLVRHYQSLMPMAQEARKPVFLLKPADGAIGAHAQAVQKCYMDFKRITETILQRTSP